From the genome of Papaver somniferum cultivar HN1 chromosome 2, ASM357369v1, whole genome shotgun sequence, one region includes:
- the LOC113353563 gene encoding uncharacterized protein LOC113353563 isoform X2, with the protein MQSYWKSSPYYLEMPTKRKSEENDIERYSDRNKANNRAKRLSFGHFLKLEDRYFPAELFQGKRKVEYNQSKGFSRQNKDQMKLDKFELYENLERKAEDQDSKGGNEKKKQNENENESDNEEPEGAEESGEESGDDYDNLKILTTTKMR; encoded by the exons ATGCAGAGTTATTGGAAATCTTCTCCTTATTATCTAGAGATGCCAACAAAGAGAA aaaGCGAAGAGAATGATATCGAAAGATATTCTGATAGAAACAAAGCAAATAATCGAGCTAAACGTCTTTCTTTTGGACATTTCCTAAAGCTTGAAGATAGATATTTCCCTGCAGAGCTATTTCAAG GTAAGAGAAAGGTGGAATACAACCAAAGCAAAGGATTTTCGCGTCAGAACAAAG ACCAAATGAAGCTTGACAAGTTTGAATTGTATGAGAATCTTGAACGGAAGGCCGAG GATCAAGACAGTAAAGGTGggaatgaaaagaaaaaacagaatgaGAATGAGAACGAGAGTGACAATGAAGAACCGGAGGGTGCGGAGGAAAGTGGCGAAGAGAGTGGGGATGACTATGATAA TTTGAAAATCCTGACGACGACGAAGATGAGATGA
- the LOC113353561 gene encoding 3'-hydroxy-N-methyl-(S)-coclaurine 4'-O-methyltransferase 2-like, producing MGSSSIDAKAKPAETQEVGTKDQAQLWNIIYGFIDSLVLRCAVEIGIADIIQTNNGSITPAQLSSKLSIPNVNSDCLCRILRYLVHLNILGQETCNAGVNKVYSLKPAGTLLLRGAERNMVPMILGMTQKDFMVPFHYMKEDLENHRTTAFPKGTGMAFWEYLESNPDQSQLFNQGMAGQTRLLTKTLIEDCRDTFQGLNSLVDICGGNGTTIMAIYEAFPHIKCTLYDLPHVIADAHDHPNIENVPGDVFKSVPSAQAVFLKMVLHDWADEECVNILRKCKEAIPKETGKVIIVDVVLDEESIHELTKARLPLDIDMLVNTGGREITTDDWENLLKRAGFRSHKIKPIRAVQSVIEAFP from the exons ATGGGTAGTAGTAGTATAGATGCCAAAGCCAAACCAGCTGAAACACAAGAAGTTGGCACCAAAGATCAAGCTCAGTTATGGAATATAATCTATGGTTTTATTGATTCTCTTGTTCTTCGTTGCGCAGTAGAGATTGGAATTGCAGATATTATCCAAACCAATAATGGGTCAATCACACCTGCACAACTTTCATCAAAACTCTCAATTCCAAACGTCAATTCCGATTGCTTGTGCAGAATTCTAAGATACCTAGTACACTTGAATATCTTAGGACAAGAAACTTGTAATGCTGGAGTTAATAAGGTTTACTCGCTTAAACCAGCTGGTACTTTACTTTTAAGAGGTGCCGAAAGAAATATGGTACCAATGATATTGGGCATGACTCAAAAAGATTTCATGGTTCCGTTTCATTATATGAAAGAAGATTTAGAAAATCATAGGACAACAGCATTTCCGAAGGGAACGGGAATGGCATTCTGGGAGTACTTAGAAAGTAATCCAGATCAAAGTCAGTTGTTTAATCAAGGGATGGCTGGACAAACAAGACTTTTAACAAAAACTCTAATTGAAGATTGTAGAGATACTTTTCAAGGTTTGAATTCGCTTGTTGATATTTGTGGAGGAAATGGCACAACAATTATGGCAATCTATGAAGCTTTTCCTCATATTAAATGCACACTCTATGATCTTCCACATGTTATTGCTGACGCTCATGATCACCCTAACATCGAAAATGTTCCCGGTGATGTGTTCAAGTCTGTTCCCAGTGCTCAAGCTGTCTTCCTCAAG ATGGTGTTGCATGACTGGGCTGATGAAGAGTGCGTCAACATTCTAAGGAAGTGCAAGGAGGCAATACCGAAAGAGACGGGGAAAGTGATCATAGTGGATGTCGTACTTGATGAAGAATCTATTCATGAACTTACTAAGGCAAGATTGCCTCTTGATATTGATATGTTGGTAAATACTGGAGGTAGAGAGATAACTACAGATGATTGGGAAAATTTGCTCAAACGTGCAGGCTTTCGGTCTCATAAGATCAAACCCATTCGTGCTGTTCAGTCTGTCATTGAAGCCTTCCCATAG
- the LOC113353562 gene encoding codeine O-demethylase-like encodes METPALMKLANGMSVPIVQELAKLTVGEIPSRYICTDGNLLTMGASVIDYETVPVIDLQNLQSREPVIEKLELDRLHSACKEWGFFQLLNHGVDASLMDNVRSEIRGFFNLPIIDKMKYGQKDGDEEGFGQHFIVSEDQKLDWVDAFMMFTLPLHSRNPRLTPEFPQPLRETVESYSSEMKKLSVLLFELMEKALQVKGITEMFEDGLQSIRMNYYPPCPRPELAIGLTSHSDFDGLTILLQLNEVEGLQIKKEERWISIKPLPNAFIVNVGDVLEVMTNGIYRSVDHRAVVNSTKERLSIATFHDPELESEIGPIASLITPETPALFKRGRFKDLLKENLSTKLDGKSFLDCIRM; translated from the exons atggagacaccagcacttaTGAAGCTTGCTAATGGTATGTCAGTACCAATTGTTCAGGAATTAGCTAAACTCACGGTTGGAGAAATACCATCTCGATACATATGCACCGACGGAAACCTCTTGACTATGGGTGCATCTGTAATAGATTATGAAACAGTTCCTGTCATCGACTTGCAAAATTTACAATCTCGAGAACCCGTAATTGAAAAGTTAGAATTGGACAGGCTTCATTCTGCTTGCAAAGAATGGGGTTTCTTTCAG TTGTTAAACCATGGAGTGGACGCATCATTGATGGATAATGTAAGATCAGAAATTCGAGGTTTCTTTAACCTTCCAATTATTGATAAAATGAAATATGGACAgaaagatggagatgaagaaggatTTGGACAACACTTTATTGTATCAGAAGACCAAAAACTTGATTGGGTTGACGCCTTTATGATGTTCACTCTTCCTCTCCATTCAAGAAACCCTCGTTTAACACCTGAATTCCCTCAGCCTCTCag GGAAACAGTGGAATCCTACTCATCAGAGATGAAAAAACTATCCGTGTTACTCTTTGAGCTGATGGAAAAAGCTCTACAAGTTAAGGGTATAACTGAGATGTTTGAGGATGGGTTGCAATCGATTAGGATGAACTATTATCCTCCTTGTCCTCGACCAGAGCTTGCAATTGGTCTTACGTCACACTCAGATTTCGACGGTTTGACAATCCTCCTACAACTCAATGAAGTTGAAGGAttacaaataaaaaaagaagagagatggATTTCAATCAAACCTCTACCTAATGCGTTCATAGTGAATGTTGGAGACGTTTTGGAG GTAATGACTAATGGAATTTACCGTAGTGTCGATCACCGGGCAGTAGTAAACTCAACCAAGGAGAGGCTCTCAATCGCAACATTTCATGACCCTGAACTAGAGTCGGAAATAGGACCAATAGCGAGCTTGATCACACCAGAGACACCTGCTTTGTTCAAAAGAGGTAGGTTTAAGGATCTTTTGAAGGAAAATCTTTCAACCAAGCTTGATGGAAAATCATTTCTCGACTGCATTAGGATGTGA
- the LOC113353563 gene encoding uncharacterized protein LOC113353563 isoform X1, whose amino-acid sequence MQSYWKSSPYYLEMPTKRKSEENDIERYSDRNKANNRAKRLSFGHFLKLEDRYFPAELFQGKRKVEYNQSKGFSRQNKDQMKLDKFELYENLERKAEDQDSKGGNEKKKQNENENESDNEEPEGAEESGEESGDDYDKFRTININCVCHSVSAIFESKINMILSINISIFIIKIM is encoded by the exons ATGCAGAGTTATTGGAAATCTTCTCCTTATTATCTAGAGATGCCAACAAAGAGAA aaaGCGAAGAGAATGATATCGAAAGATATTCTGATAGAAACAAAGCAAATAATCGAGCTAAACGTCTTTCTTTTGGACATTTCCTAAAGCTTGAAGATAGATATTTCCCTGCAGAGCTATTTCAAG GTAAGAGAAAGGTGGAATACAACCAAAGCAAAGGATTTTCGCGTCAGAACAAAG ACCAAATGAAGCTTGACAAGTTTGAATTGTATGAGAATCTTGAACGGAAGGCCGAG GATCAAGACAGTAAAGGTGggaatgaaaagaaaaaacagaatgaGAATGAGAACGAGAGTGACAATGAAGAACCGGAGGGTGCGGAGGAAAGTGGCGAAGAGAGTGGGGATGACTATGATAAGTTCCGTACTATAAACATTAACTGTGTGTGTCACAGTGTCTCTGCTATTTTTGAGTCCAAAATTAATATGATTTTGTCAATAAATATAtcaatatttataataaaaatCATGTGA